The following proteins are encoded in a genomic region of Paenibacillus sp. FSL R7-0273:
- a CDS encoding ABC transporter permease, with amino-acid sequence MKRILNVHEAPILIFTILVIILFSLLSPDFFAINNFKLILDQNITMFIVAIGMTMVILLGGMDLSVGSVLAVTATSVGLFLSKGMSPVIAALLGVVIGVLCGMVNGYFIAVRRIPDIIVTLATMYIFRGVAVGISGGTWMNNFPEAFRFFGQGTAAGVSFPLLVAVLLIAVFIYLLKFTRAGRRIYSVGGNSSAAKLAGISVPKTKFMVYVLTGLLVGIASVIFAAKVGSVQASTAGNSLSFEVMAAVLIGGGSIFGGVGTIAGTMLGVLFMGIVKNGLIIAKVSPFWVDATTGFLIILAIVINTLQRARQNKGKEGDLV; translated from the coding sequence ATGAAGCGTATTTTAAATGTGCATGAGGCACCGATCCTGATTTTCACGATACTCGTCATCATACTGTTCTCACTCCTTTCACCTGATTTTTTCGCAATCAATAACTTTAAGCTGATTCTGGACCAGAACATCACCATGTTCATTGTGGCAATCGGAATGACAATGGTTATTCTGCTCGGAGGAATGGATCTGTCGGTCGGCTCGGTCCTGGCAGTAACGGCAACCTCGGTCGGCCTGTTTCTCAGCAAGGGGATGTCTCCGGTTATTGCGGCTTTGCTCGGGGTTGTAATCGGTGTTCTCTGCGGGATGGTCAACGGTTATTTCATCGCCGTCCGCCGGATTCCTGACATCATTGTCACCCTGGCTACGATGTATATATTCCGGGGCGTGGCGGTCGGCATCAGCGGCGGCACCTGGATGAATAATTTTCCCGAGGCCTTCCGCTTTTTCGGACAAGGGACGGCGGCAGGCGTTTCATTTCCGCTCCTGGTAGCGGTCCTGCTGATTGCCGTATTCATCTATCTGCTGAAATTCACCCGGGCGGGCCGGAGAATCTATTCGGTCGGGGGCAACAGCTCCGCAGCCAAGCTTGCGGGGATCAGCGTCCCCAAGACCAAGTTTATGGTCTACGTATTAACCGGACTGCTGGTCGGAATCGCCTCCGTTATTTTTGCAGCCAAGGTAGGAAGTGTGCAAGCATCGACTGCCGGTAACAGCCTGTCCTTTGAGGTCATGGCAGCAGTGCTGATCGGCGGCGGCAGCATCTTCGGCGGGGTGGGGACGATTGCCGGCACGATGCTCGGCGTACTGTTCATGGGCATTGTCAAAAACGGGCTGATTATCGCCAAGGTATCCCCGTTCTGGGTGGATGCAACCACAGGGTTTTTGATTATCCTCGCTATCGTGATCAACACGCTGCAGCGGGCCCGCCAAAATAAAGGGAAAGAAGGTGATCTCGTATGA
- a CDS encoding ABC transporter permease produces the protein MTTWTSRLPFKSGTLIVQLVLLLFILILFSFLSPYFLSVTNFMNVLNQMVEVGLIAIPMTMIIISGAMDLSVGSILAFSAVSMGVAFERGYNIWVCVIFGLLAGLLCGAVNGYLIARHRMQAIVVTIGMLVMLRGLVYVVNEGRPISGFPDSFYFLGQAYVAGIPFNAIVLVMMFLIASFFMKKTRFGTYIYGIGNNEEVVRFSGISVVRVRFILFMLSGLFSALAGVFLVSRLASAEATSGTNIELDVITATLIGGTHIFGGRGSLTGTFVGLLIIVFLRNGLNLLGVSVLYQAVILGALLLLAVANKKISGE, from the coding sequence ATGACAACCTGGACAAGCCGTCTGCCGTTCAAATCGGGTACGCTGATCGTTCAGCTGGTTCTGCTGCTGTTCATCCTGATTCTCTTCAGCTTCCTGTCACCCTATTTCCTGTCAGTAACCAACTTCATGAATGTGCTGAACCAGATGGTTGAGGTCGGGCTGATCGCCATTCCGATGACCATGATCATTATATCCGGTGCGATGGACCTGTCGGTCGGCTCGATCCTCGCTTTTTCCGCGGTATCGATGGGGGTTGCCTTTGAACGCGGCTATAACATCTGGGTTTGTGTAATCTTCGGGCTGCTGGCCGGCCTGCTGTGCGGTGCAGTCAACGGTTATCTGATTGCCCGGCACCGGATGCAGGCGATTGTAGTCACGATCGGGATGCTGGTGATGCTCCGCGGGCTGGTCTATGTCGTCAATGAAGGCAGACCGATCAGCGGCTTCCCTGATTCCTTTTATTTTCTGGGACAGGCGTACGTTGCCGGTATTCCGTTTAACGCCATCGTCCTCGTTATGATGTTCCTCATAGCCAGCTTCTTCATGAAAAAGACGAGGTTCGGCACCTACATTTACGGGATCGGCAATAACGAGGAGGTTGTCCGGTTCTCCGGAATTTCCGTAGTCCGCGTCCGGTTTATTCTCTTCATGCTCAGCGGATTGTTCTCTGCACTGGCGGGTGTATTCCTGGTGTCACGGCTGGCAAGCGCCGAAGCGACCTCGGGTACCAATATAGAGCTTGATGTCATCACAGCTACCTTAATCGGGGGCACTCATATTTTCGGAGGGAGGGGAAGCCTTACCGGCACGTTTGTCGGTCTGCTGATTATCGTCTTTTTGCGCAATGGTCTGAATTTGCTGGGTGTTTCGGTGCTCTATCAGGCGGTTATTCTGGGGGCGCTGCTGCTGCTTGCGGTAGCCAATAAAAAAATTAGCGGAGAGTGA
- a CDS encoding autoinducer 2 ABC transporter substrate-binding protein: MKKMTLAVLTGVLALTLTACGGNSGNPPANNAGSSSNDGAAASGTRTYFINPKSIGPAYWAAAEKGAIQAGEDMGVEVIFNAPTEADSSKQINMIQDMLTRKVSGIGVSPNDAKAVGPVFKKAAEQDVQIVTWDSDAPETDRQYYVAPATDEEVGELLAKTIGEEIGGEGQVAFMVAGLGSQNQIAKSDAAKAYFEANYPGIELVTTVASDDDQQKAYANAQNLIQTYPDLRGIIGFAGGEPPAAAEVVEQAVKAGTIEQGQIAITGIAVPSVVKSYIESGTIKTDIIWDPGKLAYTTVYILDQLAQGNEISDGMEIPNVGAVKVDGQNIFIGTLEVTSENVGSFDF, encoded by the coding sequence ATGAAAAAAATGACATTGGCTGTATTGACTGGCGTGCTTGCTTTGACCTTGACTGCTTGCGGCGGGAATTCGGGTAATCCTCCGGCTAATAATGCCGGGTCCTCAAGCAATGACGGGGCGGCTGCTTCCGGCACCAGAACCTACTTCATCAATCCGAAATCGATCGGCCCGGCTTATTGGGCGGCTGCAGAAAAAGGCGCTATTCAGGCAGGCGAAGATATGGGTGTTGAGGTAATCTTCAATGCACCGACTGAGGCGGATTCCTCCAAGCAGATCAACATGATTCAGGATATGCTGACCCGTAAAGTGAGCGGAATCGGTGTATCACCTAATGATGCTAAAGCAGTAGGGCCGGTATTCAAAAAAGCAGCCGAGCAGGATGTGCAGATCGTGACCTGGGACAGCGATGCTCCCGAGACGGACCGCCAATATTATGTAGCTCCTGCTACTGATGAGGAAGTGGGCGAGCTGCTGGCCAAGACGATCGGCGAGGAAATCGGCGGCGAGGGACAGGTCGCGTTCATGGTAGCGGGACTCGGTTCCCAGAACCAGATTGCCAAATCGGATGCGGCAAAAGCTTACTTCGAAGCGAACTACCCCGGCATTGAGCTGGTAACAACGGTAGCCAGTGACGATGATCAGCAAAAGGCTTACGCCAATGCCCAGAACCTGATCCAGACTTATCCTGATCTTAGAGGGATCATCGGCTTTGCGGGCGGCGAACCGCCGGCGGCAGCTGAGGTGGTTGAGCAGGCAGTGAAGGCCGGCACGATTGAACAGGGACAGATCGCCATTACCGGTATTGCTGTACCGAGCGTCGTGAAGAGCTACATCGAGAGCGGCACGATCAAGACGGATATCATCTGGGATCCGGGCAAGCTGGCTTACACCACTGTATACATTCTGGATCAGCTGGCTCAGGGCAACGAAATTTCGGACGGTATGGAAATCCCGAACGTGGGAGCTGTTAAGGTAGACGGCCAGAACATATTCATCGGAACGCTTGAAGTGACCAGCGAAAATGTGGGCAGCTTTGACTTCTAG
- a CDS encoding ureidoglycolate lyase has translation MEHTIIIEDLTADSFAPYGKVVDIPAGEPSKSGDGWDCWSYIQMLDVSEPIGFGLVVTKQREFTVTAMERHVSREELLLTFDKEIIQPVARCLDIDDPEEQPDPSTVKAFRIKPGQAIVIGRGVWHSPAYPAAEAARYLFAIEKKKDTFGDEMINPWVDFTGGDSVTFG, from the coding sequence ATGGAGCACACAATAATCATTGAAGATTTAACGGCAGACAGCTTTGCCCCTTACGGAAAAGTGGTGGATATTCCTGCGGGGGAGCCGTCCAAGAGCGGCGACGGCTGGGACTGCTGGAGCTACATCCAGATGCTGGATGTGTCGGAGCCGATCGGCTTCGGCCTGGTGGTCACGAAGCAGCGTGAATTCACGGTGACAGCGATGGAGCGGCATGTCAGCCGCGAGGAGCTGCTGCTCACCTTTGACAAGGAGATTATCCAGCCGGTTGCCCGGTGTCTGGATATTGACGATCCGGAGGAGCAGCCTGATCCTTCTACGGTGAAGGCTTTTCGCATAAAGCCGGGACAAGCGATTGTTATCGGCCGCGGCGTCTGGCACAGTCCGGCCTATCCGGCGGCAGAGGCTGCAAGGTATCTGTTTGCGATTGAAAAGAAGAAGGATACATTCGGTGATGAGATGATTAATCCGTGGGTGGACTTTACCGGCGGTGACAGTGTTACTTTTGGATAA
- a CDS encoding M20 family metallopeptidase, which yields MAQEQQVMKWIDEHQDEILGFLQQLIQIPSVNPWFFDEPGPSKEKEVQEFLSRKLKGLGAEIEMWEPVADDLKQYEGMAGYYPGRDFTGRPNLAATFGKGTDGKSLLLFGHIDVVMAGSKWTVDPFEGQIIDGKMYGRGTVDMKGGVAAMIMAVEAVLRSGLKLKGPVVVGTVVDEEAGGMGALDFIHHGYRADACILTEPTSLTIAPLCRGILWGKIKIQGRSGHIEMPQADWKDGGAVDAIKKARYILDAFDRLNEKWAVSKTHPYLSIPCQVHVAQLNAGEYPTSFANEAEIVFNAQYLPSERDEKLVGGHVKKELIDFLRETAGQDPWLSEHLPEIEWMVDADCAETDVAHPFVQTCVQSLQAIGEEGKIEGLGFHTDMGWPVNVGIPTVNFGPGDPSLAHHSDEFTPAAEVIQAVKMMAKTIIDWCGAEEANERRLNDKTT from the coding sequence ATGGCACAGGAACAGCAGGTAATGAAATGGATCGATGAACATCAGGACGAAATCCTCGGCTTTTTGCAGCAGCTCATTCAGATCCCGAGCGTTAATCCCTGGTTCTTCGACGAGCCGGGCCCGTCCAAGGAGAAGGAGGTGCAGGAATTTCTCTCCCGTAAGCTTAAAGGGCTCGGTGCGGAAATCGAAATGTGGGAGCCGGTTGCGGATGACCTGAAGCAGTATGAGGGAATGGCCGGATATTATCCGGGGCGCGATTTTACCGGCAGACCGAATCTGGCAGCAACGTTCGGTAAAGGAACGGACGGCAAGTCGCTTCTGCTGTTCGGCCACATCGATGTTGTAATGGCAGGCTCGAAATGGACCGTAGACCCGTTCGAGGGCCAGATCATTGACGGCAAAATGTACGGCCGCGGCACCGTCGATATGAAGGGCGGCGTGGCCGCAATGATTATGGCGGTAGAGGCTGTTCTGCGCAGCGGCCTGAAGCTGAAAGGCCCGGTTGTCGTGGGGACCGTTGTCGATGAGGAGGCCGGAGGCATGGGTGCGCTGGATTTCATCCACCACGGCTACCGGGCGGATGCCTGCATCCTGACTGAACCGACCTCCCTGACCATTGCGCCGCTATGCCGCGGCATTCTGTGGGGCAAGATCAAAATCCAGGGCCGCAGCGGGCATATTGAAATGCCGCAGGCTGACTGGAAGGACGGCGGAGCAGTCGATGCGATTAAGAAGGCGCGGTACATTCTGGATGCGTTCGACCGGCTGAATGAAAAGTGGGCTGTAAGCAAGACCCACCCGTATTTATCTATCCCTTGCCAGGTGCATGTAGCACAATTGAATGCCGGAGAGTACCCGACCTCCTTTGCCAATGAAGCGGAGATTGTCTTTAATGCCCAGTACCTCCCGTCGGAGCGTGACGAAAAGCTGGTCGGCGGCCATGTGAAAAAGGAGCTTATTGATTTCCTGCGCGAAACTGCCGGACAGGACCCGTGGCTTAGTGAGCATCTGCCGGAAATCGAGTGGATGGTGGATGCCGACTGTGCTGAAACCGATGTGGCTCATCCATTTGTGCAGACCTGTGTCCAGTCACTGCAGGCCATTGGCGAAGAGGGCAAGATCGAAGGACTCGGCTTCCATACCGATATGGGCTGGCCGGTCAACGTCGGTATTCCGACGGTCAACTTCGGCCCCGGCGACCCGAGCCTGGCTCACCACAGCGACGAATTCACGCCAGCTGCTGAAGTGATCCAGGCGGTCAAAATGATGGCCAAGACGATTATCGACTGGTGCGGTGCTGAAGAGGCTAATGAGAGAAGGCTTAATGATAAGACAACCTAA
- a CDS encoding glutamine amidotransferase → MKILFVGESWVVHMIHTKGYDSFTSTKYEEGATYLLSCLRAEGIDVTYMPAHEVQVRFPQTLEELKAYDAIVISDVGANTFLLQNPTFYQMQIIPNALDNIKEYVAGGGGLLMVGGYLTFMGIEGKANYVNTVLAEVLPVVMQPGDDRVEMPAGFSPVAAQEHPLVGYGGWPRLLGYNKLAAKPDAAELLSYNGDAILTVGTYGEGKTAAFASDCSPHWGSTEFMDWQHYSAFWSNLVKSLK, encoded by the coding sequence ATGAAAATTCTATTTGTCGGCGAATCCTGGGTGGTCCATATGATCCATACCAAAGGATATGACAGCTTTACTTCTACCAAATACGAGGAAGGAGCGACTTATCTGCTGTCCTGCCTGCGGGCAGAGGGAATTGATGTAACCTATATGCCGGCCCATGAGGTGCAGGTGCGGTTCCCGCAGACGCTTGAGGAGCTGAAAGCCTATGATGCCATCGTAATCAGTGATGTCGGCGCGAATACGTTCCTGCTGCAGAACCCGACCTTTTACCAGATGCAGATTATCCCTAATGCGCTGGACAACATTAAGGAGTATGTGGCCGGAGGCGGCGGGCTGCTGATGGTCGGCGGGTACCTGACCTTTATGGGCATAGAGGGCAAAGCGAACTATGTAAACACTGTTCTGGCCGAGGTGCTGCCGGTTGTGATGCAGCCGGGCGATGACCGGGTGGAAATGCCGGCCGGCTTCTCGCCGGTGGCGGCGCAGGAGCATCCGCTGGTAGGCTACGGCGGCTGGCCTCGGCTGCTCGGCTACAACAAGCTGGCTGCGAAGCCGGATGCTGCTGAGCTGCTGAGCTATAACGGCGATGCTATACTGACCGTGGGCACCTACGGCGAGGGCAAAACCGCCGCCTTTGCCAGCGACTGCTCCCCGCACTGGGGCTCGACGGAATTTATGGACTGGCAGCACTATTCGGCGTTCTGGTCTAATTTAGTCAAATCATTAAAATAG
- a CDS encoding B12-binding domain-containing radical SAM protein, giving the protein MRNYKVILVNLNSLPNLGFSPVFPVGANYVCSLLSEMGAEVDFIDFVQRPDLLETLDFLEKEFDCIAFSIRNLDSMELDGEYLVDYYLKITTLIIEQGRQRNPDVKILLGGSAFTAYPKGFAEVFPFDAAIDSDTEERLFQFITGHIEEMQNDQLAGIGSTCPERFAFEIKYQPELVKAYLAIGAKQIGIPTRCGGRCPMQCIYCSYGLLDQNTHYTRPLHLLRNEIIQLYQIGVRELFFTDSLINISPGHARNLCLLLIELNLPELEWTAYARPTRNEEFLRLAALSGCKTLSVSFDTFSPAMLTNLKKGFSVHTISRFIALCAEYRVNLVGLLLFGGPGETELTIKETCEFANRFLEPGQLFFSFGIRISPGSGLETLLGQTGNDLLIPHFLGFDERIFDFVLTHLDGRFISMNLLLKISKWRAAYKAMTCKQTAHPQLSMVCPES; this is encoded by the coding sequence ATGCGAAACTATAAGGTAATTCTGGTCAATCTTAATTCACTGCCGAATCTGGGATTCAGTCCGGTTTTCCCGGTAGGTGCCAATTACGTATGCTCACTGTTATCCGAAATGGGCGCAGAAGTTGATTTTATCGATTTTGTGCAGCGGCCGGACTTGCTGGAAACGCTGGATTTTTTGGAAAAAGAGTTCGACTGCATCGCATTCTCCATCAGAAACCTGGATTCCATGGAGCTGGACGGTGAATATCTGGTAGATTATTATCTGAAAATCACAACCTTAATTATAGAGCAGGGCAGGCAACGGAATCCCGATGTGAAAATTCTTCTGGGAGGAAGCGCCTTTACCGCCTACCCTAAAGGATTTGCTGAAGTATTTCCCTTTGATGCCGCTATAGACAGCGATACAGAGGAACGGTTATTCCAGTTTATCACTGGCCATATCGAAGAAATGCAAAATGATCAGCTTGCTGGTATTGGCAGTACCTGTCCTGAACGGTTTGCCTTCGAAATTAAGTATCAACCGGAGCTTGTGAAGGCTTATCTGGCAATTGGGGCGAAGCAGATCGGCATTCCAACCCGGTGCGGAGGCCGATGTCCGATGCAGTGCATTTATTGCTCTTACGGTTTGCTTGACCAGAATACCCATTATACCCGGCCTCTGCACCTTTTGCGTAATGAAATTATCCAGCTCTATCAAATCGGCGTAAGAGAGCTGTTCTTTACTGATTCTCTAATCAATATTTCACCTGGGCATGCCCGGAATCTTTGTCTATTGCTGATTGAGCTTAATCTGCCGGAGCTTGAATGGACTGCATATGCCAGGCCGACCCGCAATGAAGAGTTTTTGAGGCTGGCGGCTCTTTCAGGCTGTAAGACCTTAAGTGTTTCGTTCGATACCTTTTCTCCCGCTATGCTGACAAACTTGAAAAAAGGCTTTTCTGTTCATACCATCAGCAGATTCATAGCATTGTGCGCCGAATACAGAGTAAATCTTGTAGGTCTGCTGTTATTCGGCGGTCCCGGAGAAACAGAGCTGACTATTAAAGAAACCTGCGAGTTTGCCAACCGGTTTCTGGAGCCGGGTCAGCTTTTCTTTTCCTTTGGGATAAGGATCTCACCGGGAAGCGGACTGGAAACGCTGCTTGGGCAAACGGGCAATGACCTGCTTATTCCGCACTTTCTGGGCTTCGATGAACGGATTTTTGACTTTGTGCTGACTCACCTGGACGGCAGATTCATTTCAATGAACCTTCTGCTCAAAATCAGTAAATGGAGAGCAGCCTATAAGGCGATGACTTGTAAACAAACAGCACACCCCCAGCTCTCTATGGTCTGCCCAGAAAGCTGA
- a CDS encoding class I adenylate-forming enzyme family protein, giving the protein MYTFNDYLELWAGSSGGNPAVADAEQELTYSMLLCKVRELQGYLHSQGLHEGDIVGISAPRSVSLVLLYVAAMGLGLSVVPLPEQAAEIRLQQILSLIPVNVLIQYEGYSQPGSRSYVISRIRPANDGYIKETDNAFIPYQLNNSYAGYTYSPSEANASYYNLTSGSTGGVKAVRTGSREIIINALLVSERLPLNTEDCYCCLFAPDMHPHELFTRPLLFGARCLLLANHELRSFGHHMRERRLTHLLATPHTLSNLLKICQSREDWQSIKFLLGTGENVPYDLRFKFYSRTGKKLISVWGCTETTGIVLVMPEALFLEEGAILGLPVPGYELMIEPECGELLIRGDSVMKGYWNYEEQQPVDKDGYYHTGDTVTCHPGGVLGFTGRTDSFIKAAGRKISLHELEQQVRSLPGIAETAAVYSDTSHTVGIFYSVNTESGNLYPDILLLLNDVLTPTKFRVIQCAGLPKLTSGKVNRKELQAKLE; this is encoded by the coding sequence ATGTACACATTTAATGACTACTTGGAGCTATGGGCCGGGAGCAGCGGCGGCAATCCTGCGGTGGCCGATGCCGAGCAGGAGCTGACTTACAGTATGCTGCTGTGTAAGGTGCGCGAGCTGCAGGGCTATTTGCACTCACAGGGCTTGCACGAGGGGGATATTGTGGGGATATCGGCTCCGCGCAGTGTTTCCCTTGTCCTCCTGTATGTGGCTGCCATGGGACTTGGACTGTCTGTCGTTCCGCTTCCGGAGCAGGCAGCGGAAATCCGGCTGCAACAGATTTTATCCCTGATCCCGGTGAACGTTCTCATTCAATACGAAGGATACAGCCAGCCGGGCAGCAGGTCCTATGTAATAAGCAGAATCAGGCCTGCTAATGACGGCTATATAAAAGAAACGGACAATGCGTTTATTCCATATCAATTGAACAACAGCTATGCAGGCTATACGTACTCCCCGTCAGAGGCCAATGCCAGTTACTATAATCTCACCTCAGGCTCTACCGGCGGAGTTAAAGCGGTAAGAACAGGGAGCCGGGAGATTATTATAAATGCGCTGCTTGTCAGCGAGCGTCTCCCTCTTAACACAGAAGACTGTTACTGCTGTCTGTTTGCCCCGGATATGCATCCCCATGAACTATTTACCAGACCTCTGCTGTTCGGAGCCCGGTGTCTGTTGTTAGCCAATCACGAATTACGGAGCTTCGGGCATCATATGCGTGAGCGCCGGCTGACCCATTTGCTGGCTACTCCGCACACCTTGTCAAACCTGCTGAAAATATGCCAGAGCCGGGAAGACTGGCAGAGCATTAAATTCCTGCTGGGGACCGGGGAGAACGTTCCATATGACCTTAGGTTCAAATTCTATAGCAGGACGGGAAAAAAACTGATTTCGGTATGGGGATGTACAGAGACAACGGGGATTGTACTGGTAATGCCTGAAGCTTTATTTCTGGAGGAAGGGGCTATACTGGGGCTTCCTGTGCCCGGATATGAGCTGATGATTGAACCGGAATGCGGTGAATTGCTGATACGCGGGGATAGCGTAATGAAGGGCTATTGGAATTATGAGGAACAGCAGCCTGTTGATAAGGACGGCTACTATCATACGGGAGATACTGTTACCTGTCATCCTGGTGGTGTACTGGGGTTTACCGGCAGGACAGATTCTTTCATTAAAGCGGCGGGGAGAAAAATTTCACTGCATGAGCTGGAACAGCAAGTCCGGAGCCTGCCGGGTATAGCGGAAACAGCTGCAGTCTATTCGGATACAAGCCACACTGTAGGCATTTTTTACTCGGTAAATACGGAATCAGGCAACCTGTACCCTGACATTCTTCTGCTGCTGAATGATGTCCTTACGCCTACTAAATTCCGTGTTATCCAATGTGCCGGATTGCCGAAGCTTACCAGCGGTAAAGTAAACAGAAAAGAACTGCAAGCAAAGCTTGAATAG
- a CDS encoding acyl carrier protein, translating into MISQEFIYELLERKFSVQTAGIHKDSKLRDLGLDSFDIFFFVAELENRLGCSIPDQDLLSFQRLGDVIDYMNRNQVKAGDNA; encoded by the coding sequence ATGATATCCCAGGAATTTATTTATGAGCTTTTAGAACGTAAATTTTCTGTACAAACGGCAGGGATTCATAAAGACTCGAAGCTGCGGGATTTGGGTCTCGACAGCTTTGATATTTTCTTTTTCGTTGCAGAGCTGGAGAACAGGCTCGGCTGTAGTATTCCTGATCAGGATTTACTGTCTTTTCAGCGGCTTGGTGATGTCATTGACTATATGAATCGTAATCAGGTGAAGGCGGGGGATAACGCTTGA
- a CDS encoding biotin synthase BioB, with the protein MNKDEIIQFLTADGEEQQMLYETARGVRDKQFPEGVCIRGVVEVCNLCLCNCDYCPMRRDNLKNNSLFTLNEEGILGAVEQMTDCGIRTVFLQGGENPANTRVAGGAIRKIRSMYRDEVNIILNLGVKTAAEYAYLYEQGANGYILKFETSDPINHERLRHEALDKRIEAIQLLLETGYEVGTGMIIGLPGQTIDSIADDILLAKSLKVHMCSVSPFLPAAHTPLERYSSGSIDLSLNAISIMRILHPEWLIPSVSALEKIRIGGQIAGLNAGANVITVNYTPKQESGKYHIYGENRFVVTLGHALQTIAGAGLQAAADLRKPAAGPNAISKETNHESIPS; encoded by the coding sequence TTGAATAAAGATGAAATCATTCAGTTCTTAACGGCAGACGGAGAAGAGCAGCAGATGCTTTATGAAACAGCGAGAGGTGTCAGAGATAAGCAGTTTCCGGAAGGAGTCTGTATTAGAGGTGTCGTTGAGGTATGTAATCTTTGCCTGTGCAATTGCGATTATTGCCCGATGCGGCGGGATAATCTTAAAAACAACTCGCTGTTTACATTGAACGAGGAGGGAATTCTGGGTGCGGTTGAGCAAATGACGGATTGCGGAATCCGTACAGTGTTCCTGCAGGGCGGGGAAAATCCGGCAAATACCCGGGTAGCGGGAGGCGCTATCCGCAAAATCCGCTCCATGTACCGGGATGAAGTGAATATTATTCTGAACCTGGGTGTGAAGACGGCGGCAGAGTATGCGTACTTATACGAGCAGGGTGCGAACGGTTATATTCTCAAATTCGAAACAAGTGACCCCATCAATCATGAGCGGCTCCGGCATGAGGCTTTGGATAAAAGGATTGAGGCGATTCAGCTGCTGCTTGAGACCGGTTATGAGGTGGGCACCGGAATGATTATCGGTTTGCCCGGCCAGACCATCGACAGCATCGCTGACGATATTCTGTTGGCTAAATCACTGAAGGTGCATATGTGCAGTGTGTCGCCTTTTTTGCCTGCAGCGCACACTCCGCTTGAGCGTTACAGCAGCGGTTCGATTGATCTGTCACTGAATGCTATATCTATTATGCGGATTTTACATCCGGAATGGCTGATTCCTTCCGTAAGCGCCCTGGAAAAAATCAGGATAGGAGGGCAAATTGCCGGACTGAATGCCGGAGCCAATGTAATCACGGTTAACTACACGCCCAAACAGGAATCCGGGAAATATCATATCTACGGTGAAAACCGGTTTGTAGTGACCCTCGGGCATGCTTTGCAGACCATAGCAGGCGCCGGTCTTCAGGCTGCCGCTGATTTACGCAAGCCGGCAGCAGGACCGAATGCTATTTCTAAGGAGACCAATCATGAGAGTATACCAAGCTAA